DNA from Streptomyces rishiriensis:
GCGAGCCGTCCCAGCGAGCCCACCGACGGATCGCCGCCGGTCCTGGCGGCGGCCGCCTCGCCGTACAGCAGCCGCCCGGTGCCGAGCGGCAGCCCGTCCTCCCGGACCGCCAGCACATGGACGGCGCCGGCGTCGAGCTCGTCGTACTCCAGGTCCTCGGGCACGCCCTGCTCGCCGACGAAGACCTCCTTGCGCACCGCGAAGCACGCCTCACGGTCGGCGGGGTCCTCGGCGACCCGCACCGCGTACGGGGAGTCGTCGGCGGCCCTGCTCATCCGTAGGTCTCCACGCGGACCTGCTCCAGGGCCCTTTCCAGGTCCTCGGGGTAGTCGCTGGCGAACTCCGCCCACTGCCCGTCACCGGGGTGCTCGAAGCCCAGCCGCACGGCGTGCAGCCACTGCCGCGTCAGGCCCAGCCGCTTGGAGAGCGTGGGGTCGGCTCCGTACGTCAGGTCGCCGACGCAGGGGTGGCGGTGGGCGGCCATGTGGACGCGGATCTGGTGCGTACGTCCCGTCTCCAGCTTCACGTCCAGCAGGGAGGCCGCACGGAAGGCCTCGATCAGGTCGTAGTGCGTGACGGACGGCTTGCCCTCGGCCGTGACCGCCCACTTGTAGTCGTGGTGCGGGTGCCGGCCGATGGGCGCGTCGATCGTGCCGCTGGTCGGGTCGGGGTGGCCCTGGACGAGCGTGTGGTAGCGCTTGTCGACCGTGCGCTCCTTGAACTGGCGCTTCAGCGACGTGTACGCCCGCTCCGACTTGGCGACCACCATGAGGCCCGAGGTGCCGACGTCGAGGCGGTGCACGATGCCCTGGCGCTCGGCGGCACCGGAGGTGGAGATGCGGTACCCGGCGGCGGCGAGCCCGCCGATGACGGTCGTTCCGCTCCAGCCGGGCGAGGGGTGCGCGGCCACGCCGACCGGCTTGACGATCACGACCACGTCGTCGTCGTCGTGCACGATCTCCATGCCCTCGACCGGCTCGGCGACGATCTGCACCGGCGCCGGCGCCGGCGGCATCTCGACCTCCAGCCAGGCCCCGCCGATCACCCGCTCCGACTTGCCGACCACCGAGCCGTCGACCGTGACCTTCCCCGCCGCAGCCAGCTCGGCGGCCTTCGTACGGGAGAAGCCGAACATGCGGGAGATGGCGGCGTCTACGCGCTCGCCCTCCAGGCCGTCCGGCACGGGCAGGGTACGGGTCTCGGGAATCGTGCTCACCCGTCGAGTATGCCGGACGGCTCGGGTACCGCCGTACGGCCCTGTGGACAACCGCCTGGCGGTCAGTCCTTGTGGACGGTCCCGTCCGGGTCCAGGCCCTTGAAGGACAGCAGCACGATCAGGATGCCGCCGCAGACGATCGCCGAGTCGGCGAGGTTGAAGACGGCGAAGTGCTTCGGCGCGATGAAGTCCACGACCGCGCCCTCGAAAACGCCCGGCGCGCGGAAGATCCGGTCGGTGAGGTTGCCCAGCGCGCCGCCCAGCAGCAGGCCCAGGGCGATCGCCCAGGGCAGGCTGTAGAGCTTGCGGGCGAGCCGGGCGATCACCACGATCACGGCAGCCGCGATCACCGTGAAGATGATGGTGAAGGCCTCGCCGAAGCCGAAGGCCGCGCCCGCGTTGCGGATGGCCTCGAACCGCAGCCAGTCCCCGACGATCTCGATCGGCGCGTGATGCTCCAGCTTGGCGACCACGATCATCTTGCTCACCAGGTCGATCACGTACGCCACCGTGGCGACGGTGAAGAGCACGGCGATCCGGCGCTTGCCCCTGGGCCGCGCCTCGGTGCTCTCCTGGCCGCCCGGGCCGGACGACTGCTCCGGCTCGGATCCCGTCTCTGGGGTGTCCGGCGTACCGATGACGCGCTCCGCCTCTGCCACGTGAGTCCCTCAACCTAGGTACCTGACTGAGGACGAGGGTACGGCACACCCCCCGGCAGCCAGGTGATCAGTACCGGCGCTCCTGCTTCTGCTTGCACTCGACGCACAGCGTGGCCCTCGGGAAGGCCTGCATCCGGGCCTTGCCGATGGCCTGGCCGCAGTTCTCGCAC
Protein-coding regions in this window:
- a CDS encoding GNAT family N-acetyltransferase, translated to MSRAADDSPYAVRVAEDPADREACFAVRKEVFVGEQGVPEDLEYDELDAGAVHVLAVREDGLPLGTGRLLYGEAAAARTGGDPSVGSLGRLAVTREARGLGVGIALVRAIEAAARARGLAAVDLHAQTQALGFYERLGYAAYGPEDMEAGIPHRSMRRSL
- a CDS encoding RluA family pseudouridine synthase produces the protein MSTIPETRTLPVPDGLEGERVDAAISRMFGFSRTKAAELAAAGKVTVDGSVVGKSERVIGGAWLEVEMPPAPAPVQIVAEPVEGMEIVHDDDDVVVIVKPVGVAAHPSPGWSGTTVIGGLAAAGYRISTSGAAERQGIVHRLDVGTSGLMVVAKSERAYTSLKRQFKERTVDKRYHTLVQGHPDPTSGTIDAPIGRHPHHDYKWAVTAEGKPSVTHYDLIEAFRAASLLDVKLETGRTHQIRVHMAAHRHPCVGDLTYGADPTLSKRLGLTRQWLHAVRLGFEHPGDGQWAEFASDYPEDLERALEQVRVETYG
- the lspA gene encoding signal peptidase II, which gives rise to MAEAERVIGTPDTPETGSEPEQSSGPGGQESTEARPRGKRRIAVLFTVATVAYVIDLVSKMIVVAKLEHHAPIEIVGDWLRFEAIRNAGAAFGFGEAFTIIFTVIAAAVIVVIARLARKLYSLPWAIALGLLLGGALGNLTDRIFRAPGVFEGAVVDFIAPKHFAVFNLADSAIVCGGILIVLLSFKGLDPDGTVHKD